The Alosa sapidissima isolate fAloSap1 chromosome 16, fAloSap1.pri, whole genome shotgun sequence genome has a segment encoding these proteins:
- the LOC121685881 gene encoding transcription factor Adf-1-like, with translation MEEKLIVAVCSHPVLYDQTLFIYRDLNMQAQAWREVAEAVGVDEETCKCRWRTLRDRFKRKRNKEKEHRRSGARSVMVKPWKYTSIMGFLTTFVADRETSSNIPRRHQPSEGCSSSTAPLHSQQQQTPTSISQEPTRPQPTQGCHRASGHSPSFIGQEQQHGVAEGEDMRQGRKRRGKEMTAFERGLLAAISPMSACVASPPQPSPSPSPPPPPPPPPPHQEDEDEAFFRSLLPSMRRMSIA, from the exons ATGGAAGAAAAACTGATCGTAGCTGTCTGCAGTCACCCTGTTCTATATGATCAGACGTTATTCATCTACAGAGACCTCAACATGCAAGCCCAAGCATGGAGAGAGGTGGCCGAGGCTGTGGGCGTGGATG AGGAAACATGCAAGTGCCGGTGGCGCACCCTCAGGGACCGCTTCAAACGGAAGCGgaacaaagagaaagagcacaggAGAAGTGGGGCACGGTCTGTGATGGTCAAGCCCTGGAAATATACGTCCATCATGGGGTTCTTAACCACATTTGTTGCTGACCGGGAAACCTCCAGCAACATCCCCCGCAGACATCAGCCATCAGAGGGGTGCTCTTCCTCCACTGCCCCCCTACATTCCCAGCAACAACAGACACCCACCAGCATCAGCCAGGAGCCAACTCGGCCCCAGCCAACACAAGGTTGCCACAGGGCGTCGGGTCATTCCCCATCCTTCATTGGCCAAGAACAACAACATGGGGTAGCAGAGGGAGAGGACATGAGACAAGGCCGAAAGCGCCGGGGGAAGGAGATGACCGCATTTGAGAGGGGGCTACTGGCTGCCATCTCCCCCATGTCAGCCTGTGTGGCCTCCCCACCTCAaccatctccatctccttctccacctcctcctccaccacctcctccgccCCACCAGGAGGATGAAGATGAGGCTTTCTTCAGAAGCCTCCTTCCCTCCATGCGGAGAATGTCAATCGCCTGA
- the LOC121685883 gene encoding urokinase plasminogen activator surface receptor-like yields the protein MYFCITSIKMKPSITLGVLCALFSNVAALTCYQCIPDTDQKCTDTGTCSGQSCASITVNAYEGGKQAVEVNSKRCLPSESCTSWSMNFGTVRTTMSTKCCKTDRCNSQKTSELNPNTLNGKKCFTCEGGDCTKMMSCFGNEDRCIKATDTKNGKTTILKGCASSNICIGDVSTHIGSEIIDIHCCEGHLCNSGKSVGRSVMLLLGSLVSVLLFH from the exons ATGTACTTCTGCATCACTTCAATCAAGATGAAACCCAGCATTACTCTTGGTGTTTTGTGTGCACTCTTCTCTAATG TGGCTGCGTTGACTTGCTATCAGTGCATTCCTGATACCGACCAGAAGTGCACAGATACTGGAACCTGCAGTGGCCAATCATGCGCTAGTATCACTGTGAACGCATATGAAG GTGGTAAACAAGCGGTAGAAGTGAATTCGAAGAGGTGTTTGCCATCAGAGAGTTGCACCTCTTGGTCAATGAACTTCGGAACTGTTAGGACAACAATGAGCACCAAATGCTGCAAGACTGACCGATGCAATTCTCAGAAAACTTCAG AGCTAAATCCAAATACTCTCAATGGGAAGAAATGTTTCACCTGTGAGGGAGGCGATTGCACAAAAATGATGTCCTGTTTTGGAAACGAGGACAGGTGTATTAAAGCAACTG ATACTAAGAACGGGAAGACAACCATTCTGAAAGGATGTGCCTCTAGCAATATCTGCATAGGAGACGTGTCAACTCACATTGGCTCTGAAAttattgacatacactgttgtgAGGGACACCTGTGCAACAGTGGCAAAAGCGTGGGGCGGAGTGTTATGCTACTGCTTGGGTCTCTTGTCTCTGTCTTGCTCTTCCATTAA